TTAAAACTTAGGGCGGGTTATGGTGAAGTAGGAAACCAAGAAATTGGGAATACCGCCAGATTTGGCTTGTACGAATCACGATATGGTCAGAACCAAGCGCAATTGACCGGAGGATTTTTCGAAATTTATTATAATGTAGGTACTGCATATGACATTAATGGTAATAACACAGGTACATTACCTTCAGGGTTTGTTTCTACCCAAGCTCCTAACCCTAACTTGAAATGGGAAACTACCAAAGAATGGAACTATGGTATTGATTTTGGGTTTTTGAACAATAAAATTAGCGGTTCCTTTGATTATTTTACCAGGGAAACTACTGATATCTTGACTACCCCACCAATTGCATCTGTAATTGGAGAAGGGCAACAACGGGTATTGAACGGCGCTGCAACCGCTGCTAAAGGTTGGGAATTAAATGTTGGCTATTCCAATGTTTGGGATAATGGATTTTCTTTAGGTGTTTCTACTAATTTTGGTGCCTTTAAAGATGAAATTACCTTTCTTCCAGAAGAGGTTAGAGCGGCATTTCCAGGAACTGCTCAAAATTCAATCCTTGGTCAATCTCAAACTGCGATATTTGGATACAGAACTGACGGACTTTTTCAAAGTCAGGCAGATGTTGATTCCCATCCTACTGGAGGTGTTCAAACGGGTAATGCCAGACCAGGTGGTATAAAAATAGTGGATGTAGATAATAATGGCGTTATTGATAGTAATGACCGCGATTTTATTGGTAATACCCTTCCTGATTTGGAGTATGGTATTCGATTGGATGTAGGTTACAAAAACTTTGATTTTTCTGTCTTTGGATCGGGAGTTGCAGGTCGTATCGGAGTTGATTCCTACATTTTCTGGAACAATTTTGTTCAGGGAAGGGATAATGCAGGGCTTGGTGTTTTGAATGCTTGGAATCCTCAAAATACAAGTTCTACAATACCTTCATTATCATTGGTGAACAATTTCACGGATACTTCAGACTATATTTTTAGAAACAACTCCTATTTTAAAATTAGAAATTTACAAGTAGGATATTCCTTGCCAACTGATATTATCGGTAAGATGGCAGGTATGACGGGACTTCGAATTTATTTACAAGGGGAAAATTTATTTTGGTTTACTCCTAAAGGTTATATTGGAGCAGATCCAGAGAGAATAGATGTAAACAGAATCCCGGTACCTACAGTGTATTCAGTAGGATTGAACATTAACTTTTAATAAAATATAGATAATCATGAAATATAATAGAATAATAACAACAGTGATATGCACAACCTTAGTGTTCACTGCATGTTCCGATAATTATTTGGAATACGAACCAGAAGGTGTTTTGTCAAGTGAAAACGTCGCAACTGCCGAAAATGCTGAGTCCTTGGTTATTGCTGCATATGCTGGTATTGCTAACGATGAAATGATTGGGCCTTTGACCCACCAATGGGTGTATGGTAGTGTACGATCAGATGATGCTTATAAAGGCGGTGGCGGCCGCGGGGATGTAGATGTTGTGGATAAATATGAACAATATAATCTTACCATTGCGGATATGGGAGATTGGATGGCACCCAGAACTTGGACCGATTTTTATAAAGCAATATCAAGGGCAAACTTTGCACTATCCGTTATTAATGATATCCCGGATGGTGAATATGCCCAAAAAACGACAAGACAGGCAGAATTACGCTTTCTAAGGGCACATTCGCATTTTATGCTCAAATTAATTTTCAAGAAAATTCCATATATCACAGAAAATTTAACCCAGGAAGAGATTGCTCAAACTTCAAATGATGTAGACAATGATGCTTTATGGAATACAATTGCAGAGGATTTTCTTTTCGCATACGATATCCTTCCGCAATCTCAGGATCAAGTGGGTAGGGCAGACCGAAACGCAGCAGCAGCTTATTTGGCTAAATTACGACTGTTCCAAGCATATGAGCAGAATGACCAACACCAAGTGACCAATATTAATACCACACGTTTAGAAGAGGTGATTGACTATGCGGATGAAGTTACCGGTAGTCTACAACCAGATTTTGGGGAAAATTTCTTGGATGGTTTTGATAACGGGCCAGAATCTATCTGGGCGGCACAGTTTTCCATCAATGACGGTACAACTGTTGGTAGAGTTAGTTTCGTGACTGGTTTGAATTCGCCACACGGTACAGGGCTTTATGGTTGTTGCGGGTTTCATTTGGCCAGTCAGAACATGGTGAATTCATTTAAGACTGATGCTGCCGGATTACCACTGTTAGACACCTTCAACGACACGGATATTTTTACAAATGTAGACTCCAATGGCTCAACCCCACCTGATAGTGGATTGAGTGTTGACCCAAGGATGGATCATACGGTGGGAATACCGGGAAGACCTTTTAAATATAGAAATACGGTAAGTGATTCTGGAGATATGATCTATAATTTCAGTTGGGCTAGAGATCCAGGTGTTTATGGATATTTTGGCAATATGAAAGAACAACAAGCTCCTGATTGTTCGTGTTATGTAAAAGAGGGCCCATTTGTGGGAACATCGAAAAATGTAGATTTTATCAGATATGCCGATGTACTTCTTTGGAAGGCTGAAGCCTTGATTCAATTAAATCGATGGAATGAAGCTTTGCCAATAATTAATCAAGTCAGGAATCGAGCTGCCGCAAGTACACAAAGGCCAATAGATGCAGGAGCGACAGATATCTATGCAATTGCACCCTACGCTTCTTTCCCATCAAAGGATTATGCATGGAAAGCCTTAATGTTCGAAAGAAGATTGGAATTTGCCATGGAGGGTCATAGGTGGTATGACCTTATAAGATGGGGAATTGCAGAAGAAACGTTAAATGCCTATTTGGCTGAGGAAAAAACAAAAAGAGATTTTCTTGCTAATGCCCAATTCACATCTGGGCGAGATGAATATTATCCAATACCGCAAAGAGAAATTGATTTTACTGGAGGTCTCTATGTTCAAAACCCAGGATATTAGAGGACTTTATCAATCAAGAAAATTCAGTAATCTGAGTTAGTTGAGTTAGTTTGTAAAAGCACGGGCGTTGTTTCCCGTGCTTTTTTTTTTATGAAATCTAATTGACAAAAAAAATGGAAATATCTAAGCAAAAAATAAAAGCAGTATGTTTTGGAGAAGTTCTTTTTGATAATTTTCCAACATATTCTAAAATCGGGGGAGCACTGCTTAACGTTAGCGTAAGATTGAAATCGCTTGGCGTTGATGTTTCAATGATAAGCTGCGTAGGTGATGATTCCAATGGTAAGGAGATTATCCGATATCTTAAAAAGAAGGGCATAGATACTAGCGGAATATTGGTGCAACATGAGTATCCAACAGGATTAGTAAATGTATTACTTGACAAAAAGGGTGTGGCCTCATACGATATTCCATATCCTGTAGCTTGGGATAAAATTGTAATGCTCGAAACATATAAAGACTTGGTAAAAGATAACGATGTGATAATATTTGGTAGCCTGGCGTGTCGCCACGCAATAACTAGATCCACTCTAAAATCTATATTGAAGCATGTACACTATAAAGTTTTTGATGTAAATCTAAGGGTCCCACACTATACCTATGAGCTTCTTATTGATTTGATGAAAGAATCAAATTTTATTAAGTTCAATGATGATGAGCTTTTTGAAGTTGCCGATTATTTAGGTTGTAAAAATAACTCGATTGAACAGATTATTAGCTTCATAGCAAAAGTAAGTGGCACAGATTCGATTTGTGTGACCAAAGGAGCTTACGGAGCAGTTTTATACACCAAGGGCAATTTTTATTATAATAGTGGATATCGAATTAAAGTTTTGGATACAGTTGGCGCGGGGGATTCTTTCTTGGCTTCTGTAGTTTATAAACTTATGAACGGGGATGGCCCACAGGATGCACTCAATTTTGGTTGTGCTGTTGGAGCTTTAATTGCCGGTGGTAAAGGGGCAAATCCTAAATTATCCAAACACAAGATTTATAAGTTTATGAACCCGTAAATAAAATATCCAGGTAGTGTAAATAGCTGATTTAGAGAATAAATCACCAAGTATAAAAACCTTTTTTTGAAGTGTTTTAAATATTGGTTTTTTTGAATATTATCTTTAATTTGCCTCTTAAGGGACAGAAATAATTACCTCGTTGAAGATATTTACAATTCCATGATTATTTAGAAAAATTAATTATTGCGTTTAAAGCTTCATCAGCGTTCTTATGAATGAAGTTGCCTTGATAACCTATAGTAGTACTTAGATGAGTATGTCGATATAATTTCTGAAGCATTTGTGGAGAAACTTTATCACCGGCTATATTTCCAAAACTATGACGGGCGATGTGATTGGTGATTTTTTTATCGATTCCGGCAAGGTTGGCAATTATGGTTAGATTTGAATTTAGTCTTTTAATTGAGGTTTTAATTCTCGAATAAATAGCTTTTGAATCTTTAATGGGTATGGTTTTGAGTTCTGGAAATATATAATCAGATTTGGTTTTTTTATCTCTTCGATAATATGATAAAATAGTGATTACAGGTATTGGGAGCTTTAAGGAATCAGCTTTGTCATTTTTGCTCATCTTGTAATATAATCTGTCACCCACAATATCTGACCATCTCATTCTTAAAACGTCTGAAATCCTAATTCCCGCTAGATAGAATGAAAATAAAAATACATTTCTAGTATGCCACACGGATGTTCTTGGGTCCAAGTCAAGTTCTTCGATTTTACGAATTTCGGTTTCATCAAGACCTATTTTGATAGTCTGGGGATATTTGATTTTTATTTTGTCTTTACCGAAGGGGTAAAACTTTCTATCTACTAATTTTCTGCTAATGGCCTTATTATAAAGTAATCGAATCATGACGAAGACATTCATAACCGATCGTTCGGATAGTCCGGCAGTAGTGCGGAGATATATTTTCAACTTTTTTAATAAATTTTCGTCAATTTCTTCAAAATCCAAGTTGCGCTTTTTAGCGAATTCTTTTATTCTGTTTAGTTTACTTCTATCAGAGATTGCTCTGTTATGATTATTTGCTTTGATTAAATCTTCGACATGCTCATCGGCAAGTTCGAAAAACGATAGCCTCTTGGTGTTTTTTCTGATGGAGTCTATAATTTGTTTTGCGGAATAATTCTGTTTCGAAGCTTCCATTTCAAATATGATATCTTCAACCTCATCATACTTCTTTCGTATTAGCCTATTCAACTGCTTATGTCTTGAATGGGAAAATTTTACTTTTCCGGCTTTTTCGTCCCAAAATTTCGGGTCTACTTTTTGCCCCAAATGGTAATAACTTCGTTTACGATTTACAGTGAGCCTCAGAGCAAGTCTATAATCTTTGTTTCCTTTTGTGTCGGTTTTCGTGTGTAAAACTGTTTTTAAGGTTGCCATATCTTACCGATTTTTTATAAAGATAAACATTCGGGGTAACACATGGGTAACACATTTTATGGTTTCATATCGATTCAATTGAGTATGAATAAAATTATAAGTAATTAAAAATCAATTATATATATTATTTTGATATGATTTGATATTCTAAAAAGCTGAACTTAGGATCTAGTGCCGCAAGGTGTGAGAGTTCGAGTCTCTCCGCCTGTACAACGAAAGCCTTTCAGGAAACTGAGAGGCTTTTTTTATGGGTAATTTTATTGAATGTTTTTTTATGAAGAGATGAGAAGATGGCGAAGAAGCTATGAACTAGCTTAACGCAAAAGTCAATCACTATTTTAATGAAGCGTATAGAATTGGAAAGGTTAGATTTTCCTAATCAAAGAAGAAAACGTATTAAATCATCGAGACTTTATTATTACGTATATGGAACGGCAGGTTCTTGAACTATTTTAAAATGGCGTAAAAGAATGAAAATTGTGACTGCGTTAAGAAAAAGGTAAAGGACCAAAGTTTCTTCCTATTGTACGCAGGAAAATAATCTATCATAACTAAACTGTTGGTTTAATAATCTTTTGTAGGATTAGATAGAAATCATCAAAATTTAAAAACTTTATAATAAAGAAAATGTATCTCATGGATAATTTGGTGCTTTTTTCGAAAATCTATATAGAGTAGATCAAAGACATTAGCCCCAAAGGTACATGTCGCGATTGTAGCGAATGAAAATTATACGTCGTAAAATATGGGTTACCCTAAAGGACAAGTAGATAGACATTTAAAAACATATGACTAGTTATATGGTCGTTAAATGAGACTTTTTAAAAGAAATTTTAATTGAAATAGCTTAAAGAAGGAATCATTGGTGAATGTTCTCAACTTAGATAAAAAAAGAAATATAATTTATTTAAAATTTTAATTAGGATAAAATTGTCCGAAATAAAAAGGAATATTATCTTTGTATAGAATTTAAAAAATATTTTAAATGTTTTGGTAATTAGATCTATGCGAGCTATGGGGTGGGAGTTAAGGAATGTAATGCGGAAAAACCCTATTTAGTACACGATAAATTTGTTGCCATACGTAACCTAAAACAAATGCTTGAAATTACCACTTTCTTTAAAATGACCTCAGGGTTGGTGGTAGGTCTAACTTGCTTAAAACGATAAAAAATTTGAACATAAATAGGATAAAAATATCCGATTTAATAAATGATATGATATGGAAGTACTGAATAAACCTGAATTGATGCACTTACAAATAGGTGATTCAATGAAAATTTTACAAGTAGCCGGTAGTGCAGGGATGCGAATACCACATCATTACTGTAGCCATGAAGCGGTTATAGTAGTGAATGAAGGTCTTGCCGTTTTGACCATGCCCGATTCGGAACAGCTGTTGGGCGCGGGAGATTCTTTCGTTATTCCGGCAAAAAAGGAGCATACCCTAAAAATCAAAAAAGACTTTAAGGCCTTGGCAATTATGGCCGTAGACTCGGAAATTAATTTTATATAAATACGATCATGGAAAATACCCTAGAAAAAACAATCGGACAAATGGTAGCGGACGACTACCGTATCGCACAGGTTTTTAAAAACCATAAAATAGATTTTTGCTGCAAAGGCAATCGTAGTATAGAAGAAGTCGCCGAAAAATATAGGTTAGATGTTCAAGTACTGCTTGCAGAAATTGATGAGGTGCAACGGCAGAATAACAATGACAATATCGATTTTAAATTGTGGCCCTTAGATTTGCTAGCCGATTATATCGAAAAAAGACATCACAGATACGTGGAGGAAAAAATACCTGTTCTTAAACAATACCTTGCCAAATTATGCAAAGTACATGGCGACAGACATCCCGAGCTTTTTGATATCAATGAGCATTTCAATGCTTCGGCGGGCGAACTGGCCATGCATATGAAAAAGGAAGAACTGCTTCTCTTTCCGTGGATACGTAAAATGGTAAAAGCCGAACAACAGAGAGAGCTGTTAGACAGACCTCATTTTGGCACGGTTAAAAACCCTATAGCCATGATGATGCAGGAACATGAGAACGAGGGCGAACGTTTTAGGGTTATTGCAGGGTTAAGTAACGATTACACGCCCCCGGCCGATGCCTGCAACACTTATCGTGTAGCGTTTTCATTACTTAAGGAATTTGAAGAAGACCTGCACAGGCACATTCATTTAGAAAATAACATTTTGTTTCCCATGGCGGAGATCCTGGAACAAAAATTTGTATCGTAGGGCTTTATGGAAACTAAGCCTATAAAGCGAAATAAAGCATTGCAGGGCGTAAGCCGTGAACACCACCATGGTCTTCTGCTCTGTTGGAAAATACGAACCGGATTTTCAAAGGGAATTTCGGAAGAGCGCATAAAAAAATATGTAGACTGGTTTTATGGTGTCCATTTGCTGCCCCATTTTGAATTGGAAGAAAATCATATTTTTCCAATTTTGGGCAAAGATCATGAACTGGTAAAAAAAGCGATTTCACAACATAAAAGGCTTCATAGGCTTTTTAATGAGACCGGTACGCTTTCAAAATCCTTAAGCTTAATTGAAGAAGAATTGGAACAACACATCCGTTTTGAAGAAAGGGTACTTTTCAATGAAATTCAAAAAATAGCAACCGAGGATCAATTAGGAACAATTTCAAAAATACATAACGATGAAAAATTCAACGACAATATCGATGACACATTCTGGATCTGAAAAAGGGACTCATCCATTTTTAAGAGTATACCAAAGTCTTTTGGCCGAATTTAAAAGAGAACAAACGGGTTATGCATCCATTGCTATCATAGGTCAAAGTTGCCTTGGATCAGCCGCAGCAATGGTATTATTAATGAGTGGCGTTGATCAGGTCATGAACCTGATATTACTTTTTTTGGTAACGATTTTATGCATGGCTTTCAATGGTGCCGTTTTGGCTCAGCTATCGTCGAAAATAACATTTAACCTACTTATACTAACAGTTTTGTTCAGTAGCGTTGTAATTGTAGCCCACTTGTTCTAATACTTGTAAAAGGTGTTGGTTTCATTAATCTTTACTCGATAATCGAGATTTAAATGCTTCGGCGCTTGTGTCGAAATTTAATCTTGATTTTCGTTTAAATACCTCATGGGCTTGCCATAAGGTAGTTGCCTTTTGTATTATTTCTACAGAAAACTGCTTGGTTTTAATTGTCCCATTTAATGACTGGCTTGTATACTGCACTGTTCGCCATACATTTTACGCAAAATTGCGTATCGTGTATGGCTTATGGTGTTGGCAAAATAGTTAAAATTGTATTTGCTTTTATTATGAAAAAAACGGATTGGTTTTTATATTCATTGCTGTTTAGCAAATGAATTTACGCAATGCCATATGGTAAAATTACACTATGCCAGTGTAAGACCAATTATATGTTAGGGATAGGCCTAACATTTTTGCAATGTGCTAATTTTTTTGCTAGCATATTTGCTAGGGATATATTCTGTTTTCAACCTATGTTTTTGTTATGTTTATGAACCGTTTATAATAGTTAGATAAAGCATGACTCTCGCCCATTTCCTCGAAAAAACCTCAAGAAGAATCCTCAACTTCAACTTAGACCCTAAAATCCTAAAAGAAATCGAAGTTAGTTTGGGTCTACTATTTCTGGCCGAAGCCGAAGAAGGCGGTAATGTTTGTATGATTAACAGTCCTGAAGTGCGTTATGCTTATAAAGATACTTTTACGTCTATTGATTTGTTGAATTATATCTATGCTATACAGCTTGCACCCTGGTATAGTGATAAGTACAAAGAATTTTTAGATATCAATTTTCCAAAAGTGCCGTATCCTACCGATCAGAACGTTTTTTGGCAAATGGTACAATTAGGAGGTGAACTGCGTCAGTTGCATTGGTTGGAATCGCCCAAAATAACGGAGTACATTACAAGCTTTCCCGTAGATGGCAATAATAGGGTAGAACGAAAATTTACAAGTTCAAGTCCAGGCTTTGAGCCAAGCAAATCACTGGACCATCAGCATTGCCAAAGGGGTAAAGTATGGATCAACAACACCCAATATTTTGACCATGTACCTTTAACGGCATGGAAAATTTATTTAGGTGTACATCAACCCGCCCAAAAATGGCTTAAGGACCGTAGCGGCCGCATCCTTGATTTCGAGGAGATACTTCAATACCATAAAATCATCGTCGCCCTAACCGAGACACATCGGTTCATGCAAGTAATCAATACTATTAAAATAGATTAATCTTTAATGAATTTTTACATGATTCCTTAGGCGGTAAGACCATTTGTGGTGTTTTGCGACAAATGTTCCCTTATGATAAAATGAAGCATTATTCCGACTATTTTACTTCTAATTAGGCATGTGTCAACCAAAGGCTAAAGTCCATTTTTTAAACTGCTATTCCCTTAGATAATCTCTACACTTAAAAATCTTTGAAATATGACGAGTATCATAATTTAAGGAACTTTGGTATAATATTTTTGCTTTTAAATAATAAAGGACATTAATGTCCTCTTTTTAAAAACGTAT
The genomic region above belongs to Maribacter hydrothermalis and contains:
- a CDS encoding RagB/SusD family nutrient uptake outer membrane protein, whose translation is MKYNRIITTVICTTLVFTACSDNYLEYEPEGVLSSENVATAENAESLVIAAYAGIANDEMIGPLTHQWVYGSVRSDDAYKGGGGRGDVDVVDKYEQYNLTIADMGDWMAPRTWTDFYKAISRANFALSVINDIPDGEYAQKTTRQAELRFLRAHSHFMLKLIFKKIPYITENLTQEEIAQTSNDVDNDALWNTIAEDFLFAYDILPQSQDQVGRADRNAAAAYLAKLRLFQAYEQNDQHQVTNINTTRLEEVIDYADEVTGSLQPDFGENFLDGFDNGPESIWAAQFSINDGTTVGRVSFVTGLNSPHGTGLYGCCGFHLASQNMVNSFKTDAAGLPLLDTFNDTDIFTNVDSNGSTPPDSGLSVDPRMDHTVGIPGRPFKYRNTVSDSGDMIYNFSWARDPGVYGYFGNMKEQQAPDCSCYVKEGPFVGTSKNVDFIRYADVLLWKAEALIQLNRWNEALPIINQVRNRAAASTQRPIDAGATDIYAIAPYASFPSKDYAWKALMFERRLEFAMEGHRWYDLIRWGIAEETLNAYLAEEKTKRDFLANAQFTSGRDEYYPIPQREIDFTGGLYVQNPGY
- a CDS encoding carbohydrate kinase family protein: MEISKQKIKAVCFGEVLFDNFPTYSKIGGALLNVSVRLKSLGVDVSMISCVGDDSNGKEIIRYLKKKGIDTSGILVQHEYPTGLVNVLLDKKGVASYDIPYPVAWDKIVMLETYKDLVKDNDVIIFGSLACRHAITRSTLKSILKHVHYKVFDVNLRVPHYTYELLIDLMKESNFIKFNDDELFEVADYLGCKNNSIEQIISFIAKVSGTDSICVTKGAYGAVLYTKGNFYYNSGYRIKVLDTVGAGDSFLASVVYKLMNGDGPQDALNFGCAVGALIAGGKGANPKLSKHKIYKFMNP
- a CDS encoding site-specific integrase; this encodes MATLKTVLHTKTDTKGNKDYRLALRLTVNRKRSYYHLGQKVDPKFWDEKAGKVKFSHSRHKQLNRLIRKKYDEVEDIIFEMEASKQNYSAKQIIDSIRKNTKRLSFFELADEHVEDLIKANNHNRAISDRSKLNRIKEFAKKRNLDFEEIDENLLKKLKIYLRTTAGLSERSVMNVFVMIRLLYNKAISRKLVDRKFYPFGKDKIKIKYPQTIKIGLDETEIRKIEELDLDPRTSVWHTRNVFLFSFYLAGIRISDVLRMRWSDIVGDRLYYKMSKNDKADSLKLPIPVITILSYYRRDKKTKSDYIFPELKTIPIKDSKAIYSRIKTSIKRLNSNLTIIANLAGIDKKITNHIARHSFGNIAGDKVSPQMLQKLYRHTHLSTTIGYQGNFIHKNADEALNAIINFSK
- a CDS encoding cupin domain-containing protein, which translates into the protein MEVLNKPELMHLQIGDSMKILQVAGSAGMRIPHHYCSHEAVIVVNEGLAVLTMPDSEQLLGAGDSFVIPAKKEHTLKIKKDFKALAIMAVDSEINFI
- the ric gene encoding iron-sulfur cluster repair di-iron protein, with amino-acid sequence MENTLEKTIGQMVADDYRIAQVFKNHKIDFCCKGNRSIEEVAEKYRLDVQVLLAEIDEVQRQNNNDNIDFKLWPLDLLADYIEKRHHRYVEEKIPVLKQYLAKLCKVHGDRHPELFDINEHFNASAGELAMHMKKEELLLFPWIRKMVKAEQQRELLDRPHFGTVKNPIAMMMQEHENEGERFRVIAGLSNDYTPPADACNTYRVAFSLLKEFEEDLHRHIHLENNILFPMAEILEQKFVS
- a CDS encoding hemerythrin domain-containing protein translates to METKPIKRNKALQGVSREHHHGLLLCWKIRTGFSKGISEERIKKYVDWFYGVHLLPHFELEENHIFPILGKDHELVKKAISQHKRLHRLFNETGTLSKSLSLIEEELEQHIRFEERVLFNEIQKIATEDQLGTISKIHNDEKFNDNIDDTFWI
- a CDS encoding type ISP restriction/modification enzyme, translated to MTLAHFLEKTSRRILNFNLDPKILKEIEVSLGLLFLAEAEEGGNVCMINSPEVRYAYKDTFTSIDLLNYIYAIQLAPWYSDKYKEFLDINFPKVPYPTDQNVFWQMVQLGGELRQLHWLESPKITEYITSFPVDGNNRVERKFTSSSPGFEPSKSLDHQHCQRGKVWINNTQYFDHVPLTAWKIYLGVHQPAQKWLKDRSGRILDFEEILQYHKIIVALTETHRFMQVINTIKID